aaatatttttcttcatttttccGATACATGGAAAACATAATGCTGTGGAATGGGTTGAATATGTATTAGGAATTCTTCAGAATCTGCGTGGATGGCAAAAAGTAGCAAAACCAATATTATAGTATAAGCTTTTCTACTGTATTATGGGGTACACCTCATGCATGATTTTCTATAAAAAGGAGTTATAGTATAAGCTTTTGTATGGCATGATCTCTTCACGTCGAGTAACTTTCATaacaaaaagtataaaataataaactttcatTACCAAGCATGCCAATTGTTCGTCAACAGAGGGGATTTAGAAAATTTGGTATATGGCCATAAATGTGTAGTGTCCATATATAAGCTTGGTTGGTTAATGGAGATTGGGTGATAAAAGAAGCCGGATTTTGGTATCTACGAGTAGAAGAAAACAGTATGTGTGTAGGACGTAGTGTCACACCCAAAAAGATACCAAGAGGCAAGAGGCAACCatgattgtttatttttcttctgGCTTAAAAGTTGTCTTTCCTTTTTGGCATATGGTGGATAGCAGCcgaatattactttttttttttggttcacttCAGCCGAATATTACACAACCCCAATCTTCTTCGTTCATTCCACTCATGTCATGCCATTTACACATTCATGGTTGGTGGTATGCATGCACAtgtattaatgtatatatagtttttgGCAACTGATTGTGTTTTTTTACCCGTAGTAATTGATCTATGGATGAATTACAAAATTCAGTAAATTTATGCAGGTCTCATCGTGCATGGTTATTAACATCACTCCCAACTTTGATTATATTGCACGATTGGTATTTTTATGAGAttgtactttaaaaaaaaaaagagaagtgtTAAAAGATTTTACAcccaaaaataagaaaagaaatgtCATAGATTAAACTCTTAACAAAACGATGTTATAGATTTTTGTTAGATGAGGTGTCACTATGCATGTTAGGTGCGGTGAGCCCATCCTAATCTGACAAAAGTCCAAAGAAACCGCCGGTTTACCTCAACCACAACTTTTTCATCCTTTcagtttaaatatttgattagaattttcagtattttgttTGTCATATTTTCTTGTCGACCCTTTTTGTCATTATCAACactcataaaaaaaaacaaatacaattcAAAAATAACTGTCCACATATCTTAATATAATCAAAAGTCATTTGATGAGAGAACACACAAAACAGCTGGAAAAGCGCCATTTGAATCTGTGGgcacaaattataattatcattAATCAGTAATTAGTATTATCAGCAGCAAAGATGATAACGTTTATTATGTAACGAAATTAAACTATACTATATTtgtctttgacaaaaaaaaatactatatttgtCTTGCCAAGCAATGAACAAAGTAATTATAATCGTgtgttaattaattttatttccaTTTGTTTGCATTATCTTCCAGCTTCGTCACACTATTAAAACCACCACTCTCCCCTTCTCTGCAACTCATTATCACACACTAAtctagagagagaagaagaagaagaagaaaacttaaAGAGATGGAAGGCAAGGAAGAAGATGTTAGAGTCGGAGCTAACAAATTCCCCGAGAGACAACCCATCGGAACATCTGCTCAGAGCGACAAAGACTACAAAGAGCCGCCCCCTGCGCCGTTGATCGAGCCCGGCGAGCTCGCTTCGTGGTCCTTCTGGAGAGCCGGGATCGCCGAGTTCATAGCCACGTTTCTCTTCCTTTACATCACCGTGTTGACGGTCATGGGTGTGAAGAGGTCACCGAGCATGTGTGCTTCAGTTGGAATCCAAGGCATCGCTTGGGCTTTCGGTGGTATGATCTTCGCTCTCGTCTACTGCACCGCTGGTATCTCTGGTAAGTGACTCACCACCACGCTCCAGATTCTCCGATCTAAAAAATTTCTAGTTTCTTCCTTGTCTACTAGATACATGGTAGATCACTAGATCTTGTGTTGTGTTATATTAAACTAAGGAGTAGTAAAAGTTTAGAACTTTCTATCTGTAGATGTTGTAATAACGCTTTGTGTGTTGTGTTTTAATGTAAACTAAGGAGAAGTAAAGTTTAGAACTTTCTATTTACATAAGTATGTTGTAGTTACGATTAATTGTGTGTGTTATAATGAAACTAAGAAGCTAAAAGCTTATAACTTTCTATTTACAGATGTTGTAATAACGATTTGTGTTGTGTTATAATGAAACTAAGAAGCAGTAAACGCTTAGAAACTTTCGATTTGAGATGTGGTAATAATGCTTTGTGTGTTGTGTTTTATGTAGCTAAGGAGCAGTAAAAGTTTTGAACTTTCGATTTGTAGGTTTTGTAATAACGGTTTGTGTTTGTGTTATGACCCTCTCAGGTGGACACATCAACCCAGCTGTCACGTTCGGTCTGTTCTTGGCCAGGAAGCTTTCGCTCACACGAGCTGTGTACTACATAGTGATGCAGTGCTTAGGAGCCATCTGTGGAGCCGGTGTGGTCAAGGGTTTCCAACCGAAGcagtaccaagctctaggaggtGGAGCCAACACCGTAGCTCCTGGCTACACCAAAGGAAGTGGTCTTGGTGCTGAGATTATTGGAACCTTTGTGCTAGTTTACACAGTCTTCTCCGCTACTGACGCCAAGAGGAACGCTCGTGA
This genomic window from Raphanus sativus cultivar WK10039 unplaced genomic scaffold, ASM80110v3 Scaffold0615, whole genome shotgun sequence contains:
- the LOC108838953 gene encoding aquaporin PIP1-2-like, encoding MEGKEEDVRVGANKFPERQPIGTSAQSDKDYKEPPPAPLIEPGELASWSFWRAGIAEFIATFLFLYITVLTVMGVKRSPSMCASVGIQGIAWAFGGMIFALVYCTAGISGGHINPAVTFGLFLARKLSLTRAVYYIVMQCLGAICGAGVVKGFQPKQYQALGGGANTVAPGYTKGSGLGAEIIGTFVLVYTVFSATDAKRNARDSHVPILAPLPIGFAVFLVHLATIPITGTGINPARSLGAAIIFNKDNAWDDHWVFWVGPFIGAALAALYHVIVIRAIPFKSRS